The following is a genomic window from Longimicrobiaceae bacterium.
ACTTCCGCAGCACCATCCCCAGCTCCTCCGGCGCCCCCGCGGAAAAGAGGTACCGCTCGCGGAGCTGGATGTGCTTCCCCTTGAGCTCGTGCTCGCACTGCAGGCGCAGGTGCGCCGGGTCGATCCGGATCCCCTCGAAGGGCTCCTCGCCGTGCAGCGTCCGGTGCGCGTCGCGGATGTCCGACAGCTCGATGGGGAACACGTCCGCGGAGCGCCGCCACTCCTCCACCCCCATCACCAGCGGCGGCGGGTTCCCCTCCCCCACCCACTCGCGCGCCAGGGTGCTGGCGCGGCGCAGGGTGGCGGGCGCGACGTCGCGCAGGAGCACCAGCACGTTCAGGTCGGACATCCCCTCCACGTACTCCCCCCGCGCGGCGGAGCCGTACAGCACCACCGACACCACCCCCTCCCCGTACGTACGCACCAGATCGGCCGCCAGCCGCTCCGCCCGCCCCGTCTCTTTCCCCATCACTCCCCTCCGTGTTCCGGTCACCAGCTCCCCCCTGCTC
Proteins encoded in this region:
- a CDS encoding nucleotidyltransferase domain-containing protein produces the protein MGKETGRAERLAADLVRTYGEGVVSVVLYGSAARGEYVEGMSDLNVLVLLRDVAPATLRRASTLAREWVGEGNPPPLVMGVEEWRRSADVFPIELSDIRDAHRTLHGEEPFEGIRIDPAHLRLQCEHELKGKHIQLRERYLFSAGAPEELGMVLRKSLSTFLVLFRAVLRLRGEEGVREPEAVIRRTAERSGFDPGPLLEVLRARRDAGEWRPDPDSPVVTGYLEAVGRVVDYVDGLGDAAGGGVPL